Below is a genomic region from Venturia canescens isolate UGA chromosome 1, ASM1945775v1, whole genome shotgun sequence.
AATTAGAGACGCATATCCATATAATTGAAATTGATTATTCGGAAGCCCCTCTGTGATGAGGGCTtactctctctccctcgtggAGTGGATCTCGAGCAACGAACCGGGTTGGATCCTCAGTCTCGCAGATGCTTTGTACGCGTATTACCGAAACTTTGATGACGCGCCCCTTTCCCCTCGCGCGCTTCCGTCACTGTACGATGCATACCCGGCCACCTCCGGTCCTCACCAAGTAGTTTCCTACTGGCTCAGCCCCGTTCTCGCTTCGGGACGAAATAGATTGCCAGACAAAGATGAGAATGAGCCAGAAGTGAGCTTGGACCGGAGGACGAAGAGGATGATGACACTCTACTCAGAATTTCGAGACGAGGACCTAATAGCATTGCCAAGTTCTCACTTTCACCACCCGAAAAGTTCGTATAATCACTTCAAAGTTGTCACAAGAGTGAAGAAGATAAGTTGAGGTAGCTTTACGACAGTCCCATGTAGAAGCCAACGCTCCTGTCGATGCCCGACGTGcgttaggaaaaaaaacattcatttttaattgtgGTCTCGCATTATCTATTCATTCacagatcattttttttttactacggAAATAATTTTGTCCAGCACATAACACAAAGGAAGGAGAAACTTTTTATACGTCGTAAAGAAGAAAAGATACCGTGATCATGCCGGCAATCAACGTTTTATTCATCAGGTTTACGTAGTAGGGCATACGCCACCGGGAGTCGAGGAACGCGATGGCGGAGCGAGAGTAATGAGCGATCGGCACAACCTCCATTATCTGCAACTGGTGAAACAATACTCGGACATAATTGCAGGACAGTTTTTCGGGCACTGGCACTCGGATACGTTTCGCACGATCTACAGCGACGGTGGTATGTCTCCTTTAATGTTTCCAGTCCCAAAGTGTACTGTCGATATGCACGTTGAACCGCTTAAATGTAAAGTACCCTTCACAAATCTCTTAAATAAAAGAGATTGACACTCTTCCACGTGCGATCTATGAAAACTTGACGTTGAGCAGGTGTGCCGGTATCTTGGATAATGATGACACCGAGCGTCACGCCGGGACGAGCCAATGGACCGAACAATCCAGGACTTCGACTTTATAAGTTCGAAACGAGTACGGGAAAGGTACACGCCTTAATTGTGATTCTGTTCCGATAATTGTCGGtttgttttcattattctttGATGCATTGAACTTATAGACTGGGATACAATTGGAATTTTCTTAAATCACTCAGAATGATTAATCAATGAAATGCTGCCGTTGTTTATCGCGATTGAGCAACACTATTTCACTTTGATTCAATCTGATCCAACGCCACAAAACGTTGAGGAAgctcacgcgaatctaatggaaaccgaaaattctaactttaagagttgaaatttggaaatatgctagaaatatacagcgtgcatctattcccggaattattataggatccATGGTCCAgatgtcgagaaaacaattaacgaaaaattaaaaaaaaatttttgaagggtTATACACAGGCTCTTATGACAGGCACACTTCTGTGCGACCATTTggatttaataaaataaaatcctcccaactttaaagagccaaaaacaagaataagaaaatagaacgtttttagatatcaatgttgtctcgagaaagccttgttaccagtaaaaatgacttgggaatagaaaaaaaacacatatttgaggttaacgagtaataacgacataaacggtggaagatttgacaacaccatgagccatctggtttaaaatatagatacgtatacgcatataaatagaaaatggctgctGTCACAATTTGCTTGATGATTTTACTACGCTAGTATTTTAACCGTTGTCATTgtattaataattaatcaatctcaacaaataagtttaacacataattttaataattacgagaataaattttaatcgtttctttcatCATGAAATGAGCAAAAAGTTCAggtgcttttttgaatcacaagtaacgcatgatcttcctcAATAACATGTACCAAAAAATCAGACACTCGAATCGATCGTTTTATTAGTTCATTCTTCaatgatatgattttcaatgaaagtcTAAATAGTAGGCATCATAATATCGCTATCTAAAATGAGCGTATGTGTTTCGAAACAGATTCTCGATTACACGCAATTTTACCTCGATCTCCCAAAAGCTAATATCGACGGTAATGCAAATTGGGCAACCGAATACTCCCTTCTCGAGTATTATCATCTTGAGGAGATAACGCCCCACAGTCTCCACGATCTTGCGGATCGATTCACCCAGACCGACGACAGCGCTTTTGTAAGGTTAGTATTTCCGTTCGTACTGTAATCACTAATTCATGGAAAACGATAAATTCTCGATAATTTTTGTCTGGAGGACGTGCCTTAATGCTACTCGGACatgaattatcaaattttcatagaGAACGAcgagtttttttataaaactctCAATTGATTACAAATCGTCGGGATCATCGGTTTGTCTCAACCGAATACAATACAACCATACCGACTGACGCAGATTATTTTTAAGCATAGTTTATCCGACACTGTTTTTCTGAGCAGATATTACGCCGCGAACGCTGTATCATTGCCCCGGGAAGTAGAAGAAATTTGGGGCTGCGGGGCGCTGAACAGTGCCTGCGTATTGCGTCACTATTGCGCGGTAACACGAGTAAATCCGAGCTCTTACAACACCTGCCTCGCGTCGTATGCCTACGCTCTCGCGACCGCGTGCTCACCTACTGTACACTTTTACCTCGCGCCTTACCTCCTCCTCGCCCTCCTATCTCTGTTTCGCAGTCGATAGACgccaaatacgaaatcctgaTGAACTACCTACCTCCGAATCCCTCGCAAACGCATTCCACTTCCCACCGAATAAGATCTAGGCTAAATCTCAATTCTGCTAACCTAACGTGAGTTTAAACAAATTCAAATGTCGTTTTCTTGTCAATAAAATTTCGTCCGAAGCAACAAAGTGGTTACGTGACAGAAATTCATAAGTGTAATACTCAAGAGACATTAATCGACGAGTGTTTAAGTTTTAATGATAATTTCGTACACGTGATATGAAGATAGAGCAACGAgtaatttaattaaataaatattgtgatgagagaaagagaaatgggAATGAGTGAGAACGCGAGAAATAGAGAAAGTACGCTTCTGTGTAAACTTTCGTGCAAACGGGGCATATTTATCTTCGATTACTTTTATGATCCAACGCGTGTTGtttttgttattgttgttttgtaaaCATCATTCGTGACGTAACGGGTTCTCTCTATTTTCGAGCGAGTGAACTTGGTCGTCGTTATTTATACGTTTTACAAAAAGTCCATGCAAATAGCCAGtaaccgaatgaaattacaagttcATCGCGACGTGAAAGCGTGGGTTGGCTGATGCAAACACGCCGGATTATGGGAGTGATCAAAGATCCCCGTTCCTGTAGCACGAGTTAAACTTCACCAATCGTTACTTGATTTATTCGTTTGACGATCGGTGTGGGTTGTTCAGGGTATTTAGGTACTGCTCCGTTTGCAAGCGttccaaaaataatgttgCCCGAAATATTGATTTGTGAAAAGGGGAAGCCGTCATCATGTCCTAATTTCCTTCGCGCtgtttgaaaaacgtttttcggGCTGATCGAATTTAGCAAGCGTACATCCGTGATACATCCTGAGCATGACTCAACAGAGCAAGCTCAATAATGTATCGTCTCCAACGCGATTCCCTgggtaaatatttatttcacatttccCTCACTATTCATTGTGATCGGTCGAAGTATACATTTGCTTTTCTTGCCAATTTTCTATATCAATCCACTAACACTTGTTTGCAcagataaaaaacaaactttttatAGAACAATGCACAGCGCGTTCACTCACGCGTCACATGCAATACTACCCCGGTGTCCgtgtcgatgaaaaaaaaaaaacaaaaaaaaaacaaaaaaaaaaaaccacgatTGGTGAAAAAGAATTTACGAAAAGGTGTGAGCTTTTGATGAATCTCATATTTCCCGCTCTACGATGGACCCGTTAATATTCAAACTGACCGTACACTGCACAACTTTTGTAGCGCATAGGTATTTGCCTAAccgaagagaaaataaaaatcgtatgaatTACCAAGCGGAATGAAACAAGTGAGAGGctaaaaactgaaattttaaCGTGCTGTGTACATAGTATAGAATATCATGTGTAAACCCGAAAACTCGTATGTCACGTAAAGTTCGACAAATAATTAATAGATGGGGCATTCGGCATGAGCTATGTAAATTCCTCGATTTTTGACTTTATTGCTCGgttttaatttttatgttttttcaaacCTGAGGCTACAAACTGAATTTTCGACGTGTTGTGTACATAGTATAGAAGGCTCCACGTCTAAATAACTTGTCAaagaaaacttaaaaaaaaaacttttgcgtAAATAACTTTCGTAGTAATAACTTTTGTAATAATAACTCCCGTGATAATAACTTCTacaattataattttattttccacaaTATTCGCTACATCGTATTACTCGAATCTTTGAACAATAACTTTTAGACGATACGAGGATTATTATCATCGTCCGAAAGCTATTGTTCAGAGATTCAAAGGACAAATCATTGGGTGGGCTTGGAGTACAATTGATGTGTGTGCGAATTCGTTGGGTGGGTTgggagcaccttcgatgtgtgtgtgtgtgtgtgcggaaATAGtgtttggaaaataaaatcattattgCAGAAGTTATTTTTCGGGGTTTATTATtacaaaagttatttttttaagttattTTTGACAAGTTATTTAGACGTGTCACGGTATAGAATATCATGTGTAACCCCGAGAACTCCCATGTCATACGTAAAATTTCGGCAAGTATTTAATAGATGGGGCATTCGGCATAAACTAGTTAGATCTCTCGATATTTCGACTGCATTGTCTAtttaagttgaaacttttgcaAATAAACGGGCGTGTACAAGACACTAGATGAATAACTGCATCACCAAATATGGATATGATGTTCGAATACCGGAGTGTTTAGCTGCTGAGAAATGTTCTCCATCGTTTTTGTCGACGATAGTGCTGGCAGCGGGGAAATAAGATGTAAGCCTATAAAAAGTAATTGGCATTAGAACGAGAAGAAATCGCATTTACCAGGAGAATTTGtatgataaaatattttttatatcttgTAAGCAGATGATTGAGCCGGCGTAtattattaaatttgaatttttcgattagCATAACGCCAAGAggcattatgaaaaaaataagtcgAAGGAAAATATAATTACTAAGCAGACCTCGAGGCTGTGTAAGTTCAATTGGAATGCCCCATATGCAGTataaaagaaaactcttcaTATCCCATATATGTATAAACGAACGTGTATGTACATCGAAGAAAACATTCATTTACGGTCATTCgtgtataataaaaaatatcgacctATTTATCACTAGCATATACTTTGTGTACCTATGGATGCTCTATATGACATTGGCGTTAATTATATACATGTTATTAATGTAATTCTTAGCTAGAAACAAATGCGTCAAGTGTGAGTGCGCTTAAAACCTTTTCtcagtgttttttctttttggttcCCAAAACGAGAAAGGGGTGAGAGCGTTTTTCTTTATTGCGACATCAAATTCAAATCCTGCCACGCAAATGATGGTGGAAATGCGTCATTTTCTCAGTAAACTTTGTCAAACAACTGTAATTTTATCTCGGATATACACGTACGTATATACGcatatttaatatttattatatattatatagtTTATGTATATGGGATGTGTGTACACGATGAAAAGCCAATTCATAATTCTTCATTCAGCGAAGTGTTTCATAactgaattaataaataataaaatatcaaatgaCCTTGTAAAGGGATATCATATAATTATTTAGTACCTTTACCTCTGTTGCACGAAAAATTGCTCCCGTGATACTCAAATTAATTGTGTTCCGTTCATGTATAATTCACATCAATTTTGTACTTTATATACAATCCATTACTCcaattttaattttcgatCGCACGATCGACGAATGCTTTTGATAAAGAGGCACTTGTTTCCCTCCATTTTTGCCTCATTCGTGTGATAATTAAACCATCAACATCTATACGGTCTACCGCATAACATCTGTCATATTATTATCTATGTAAGTACATAACCAGCAACACACCGATCAGAGACGACCGAGAGGGAAGCTTTTTGTTCCTGGATCCCTCAACATCGTGTACCACTTTTGTTCTCGTCTTCCTCTTCAtctcctatttttcttttttttggttCGCACTCACTTCGAGCACTTACTTTTATCCGTTTCTCTGCGATTTATCGAGGAATCCCTCCAGCAGAGAGCGTACTATCCCAACGGGTTCTCGTGCTCTCGTCCATACTTATGGGAACACTCGTATCGCGCCTTCAGAACGCGCCCGCTCGAAGCTTTCTTCTCGTGAGATTCGTCGTTCAACGAATCTTCGAGTACCGATGCACACGCGAACGAGTTTTTGACGCGTGTTAAATTAGTTAAAAGCCTTCTGTTTAAGCCCCTCACGTGTGCCCGTCGTGTATGGGGGCTCGTGTCAGAAAACCGATTTTCCAAATGGTCCTATACGGTAAGAAAGCGTTAAATTGGAGCAACACTCCGCAGCCGTATCGAcatatttatttatcttttcgGAATTAAGCCCTACTGTTTTATGCACCGATCAACGACAGGCTGTTATGCCGCGGGAAAGTGTTTAACGGCGAGAACGAACAAAAGAACGATTTCTTACCAATCATTACATATTATCTTCCTCACCTCTTCACACGCGTTGCGCCAAAAAAGCTAGTCCGCAATTCACTGAAAAGCACTTTTCcacggtttttttttaaccgaaCAATTTCAACGATCGCTCTTTTAAGCTCTTCGAATCGATGACTGAACTCTTTCTATCAGTTCcattgaaataacaaaatacaTTGAAACTGAGAGactacaaatgtttttcatcctcgtgattttttttattcaagagCATTGTAGTGTACGAAGAATATACTTcattgtgaaaaatgttttctcgcGATAAAATGCAGGAGCATGCATCGAACTATTGGTATATGGTATTCAAAGCGAGAAAATGAATGTACGTAAAACATTTTAAAGCCGTTATCCCCATCCGATCTCGTTTGAAGCAGTAAGTACGAAGCTCGAGCGTTTTGAAAGCTTGCCGATACACGCTAATAGAGAatttcatttgtatttttatccCGGCAGTATGTACCGAGCTGCAACGTCGACTACACGTGGCAATAATGCCCGTGAGTAAGTACCgtaaaaaagtgagaaaataaaaatgtcgaaaacagCATGAACCGGCGGAGGGGGCGAGCGAGGAAGGGGTAAGCCGGAGCTAACCGGTATAAAGGATAGAGACTACAGGCGGGAAGTACATGTATGGAAGAGCGTGATAGAGTTGAGGTTGAGGGTGGAATGGGGTGAACAGCGGATGGTGGCACCCGCGTGGATTATGGAGTGCGAAGTACAGTTGATACCGCACTCACTCTGTATGTATAGGCGGATAGGTGTGTGTACATATGTTACGCAGAGAGAAAAGGGAACGCGCGGCGAGCAAGCGTCGCGCAAATCCTTGCACATCGCCTCCCAAACCCCGCTATAACCCTGGTCGTCTCGCTTGCTCACTCGTTGGTTCAAACCCACCGGGTCTTCGCAGACCATTTATGAGAGCAGTTCCTACATATGCGTACATGTGTAAACGGATATTGGGTAGGACGAGAGAAATCAGAACCTCGATGCCGCTGGTGTACGAGCCACCTGGTGGATAGTCTAGCTCGGAGCAGTCCGCCAATGGAAAACGCTCGTGGAAATGTGTCGAGCGAATTGGCAATAAAGATCGAAGAACGGTGCGAGAGTTAGATTTGCTTGAAATATCTGGAAACGTTACAGACGACTCAGCATTTTCTTCATGAACTAGAGCTAGCAAGAGTTTGAGCAACAATGAAAGGCGGCAAAGGGAACGAGATAGAGAGCCtgagacagaaagagagagagaaaaaaacgctcAAAAACTCTTCATCGATCGATTCAAAATACATCTACATTTATTACTCCTTTGCGTATACCTATCCGCCGTTCCGTGTAACGCGAAGGGTACTAAAACCAGCGGGTACGCTTCGTATCATTTCTCTCTAGTATTAACTCCCGTTTTTGCAAAATGCCATTCAGTTTCCCTCTCCCGCTCTTTTTATCCTCGTCTCCCGTTTCTCTCGAAACTATAAAGGATATTTTACCCAAGTGTATTGCGATCGTGCCCGCTTTAAGACGTTATAAATTGTAGAGAGTATTATATCTGTTACACGAATGCTTCATAGGAGAACAGATACTATCATGCTGGTATCAGGAAGAAGAGCTGGCTATATAGGTTACCAGATATTCTTAACTACGCGTACGTTTGCTCTCGAGCACTATCGATTCGGTTGGCTTAATATACGCGTGTGATGGACTGAATTTGAATAACCAtaggaaaaaatatgtgacgacaaataaatataagaaaattcatttatacCGGAGTATTTGAATGCTGGTAACGAGGCAATTTATAGTTATGAAAAATCTTGCAGTTTTATAGCATTTAAAGGATCTTCGAGGGAAAATTTTTTACGCGATTCTGAGAAGCTTTGTGTGTTAAAATTAGTTCACGCTCCAAGAATAGTCTGCTCGGCATGTTCTATAGAAATTTGCCTCATTCCCATTGTCGTTCTCCATCCAACAGCCGAGGAAATGACTTCTTCTTTTCTACACCTACGGACTAATCGCTCGAGTACACCACTTAAGCTCCTCTCGTACTTACGACGACCAAACACGTAGATACGAGGAAAGAAGAGGATTGCAGCACGAGGGGACTCGcgaggaagaataaaaaaaaaaacgctaaGAGGCAACTTATCCCTCGTCTTATGTACGCGTCACTCCTTATCCCTTTTGCCAAGTACTCTTGGCACTGACGAATAATTCGTAAGCTTCCTATCGTTGGGTGAAGGCTCTTCAGAAAATGAGATGGCGAAATGAGAAGAATTCGTAGGTAGGATCGCGTTTTAACGTTCACATGAGTTTTAACGTTCATCGGTCACGTTCCTTCTTAAATATGTACGCAGTTGAATCACTACAATTCGGAAATATTTAACATTTCTTGGGAAcaagataaatattgaatttcgttCTTCGTTCAAATGGACCCGACAGTGTCTGAGGAACTGAGAAATATGCGTTGCTGGTAAATGAAACAACGAGTACCGCGGCGACACAAGGTTGCGACGGGGGTCCATGAAAGATTGCCAAAAGCGGAGAGAAAGGAGGGCACGCGGAAACGTCGTCGCGAAGCGCGTAAAAAATATTGCTTCCGTTCAGGCATCCGGGTAGGCGAGAGCCATCGTCGCATATACGAGCGTGGATCACAAGTTTAAAGTATCTTTTCTTCGGCTTCTACCATTTACGAATGTTGCCCGATTTCTCAGGCAGAAAAAAGCCGCGAGCGTGTCAACTCGGCATCTTTTTCTCGAGAGTCCTGCCATGCGTTTCTAATCTCGCGACTAAAAACGTGCAACTTTCCCGTTCCACCTCATTCGCTCAAAACCTTCTTCAACTCGAGGCATCTTGGCTCGCTTCTCTTCGTGGCGCTGCTGTCTCAACTCCTTTTTGCACATACATTCCTCCCAAACTCATATTCTTTTGGTTTCCCTTCTTCCACGCTTCGCGTCTCCCGCTTTATACTTGCTCCTATGTAATTCGTTGCGCTCTTGTCAATGCTCCTTACACCACGACGAATATAAAACAGCTTTCCATTCTTTCTTCACTCGGCAGCCGTCAACGCGGCGCGAAGCTCTCTCGAATTTCCCAACCAATCCGTCTATCTCGCGTCAAAGGGTATTCGCTCTAATATCTCCCATCGAGTTTCTCGGTACCTGAGTTTCATAACTACCTCGAGACCAAGAGAATCTTGTAAAACAACAACTGTAAATTCTATCTACACGAGCGTTGTACACGTGGACGATGCAATCGGGATTCCAGGTACCTATCGATATGGCCGAACTTTTGGGATAGACTAAATAGCAATAACAGCGGAAGATGTACAGAGTGTAGCGGTCGGAACAAGAAAATCCATGTAGCCCGTAGCCGCACGGTCCGTCGGAAAGTTTCAACAGGGATCTTGGTATTCAAGTTATAACGGTTGTTCAATGCTCACACAGAATGCTATAATTCGATAAGAGTTCATCGAGCGTCCTTCCTCTCGTCGACATTCGCAATAGCGGGCGATGCCACGCGCGGTAAACTGGCCAACTTCCGCACCGGCACGGAGCAGCTGCACCGATTTGCTGGTACTAACTTCTCCACGTCGATTCCCGTCCGAATATTCGGAATAGTTCAGAGACGTTGTTTTTCCGCTGGTATAGggtggagaaagagaaagcaaTGATGAGGCAAATCGAAGCTCTCTCGCGCCGGCAGAAAGAGAAATGGAGACTCCTCACCCGAGGCGAGCTAGTCCGTTTATTGCATACCGATATGCCAACCAACCAAACAGTCTTCCGACACTATATATTCGCTAAATTACACCCACCGCATCGTTGAATTTCGTTCCTGGAATGCAACGGAGACGTATCCCAAATTCACGATTACGCTTAGTATGTACTACGTACCAATGAACGGTATCGTACTCGTGTCTTCCTCCTGCCAGTCTTCCTATTTCTGTCTATAAATAAGGGAGACCAGGGAAAAACCTGAGGAAGTATTGTACCTTATAGAAGCTTGAGACACTCGTGATGTTTTTTACTCTCAACAACTACAGAATTTACGAATCGCGAATTGATGATTTGCATTTTCAGAGAATTAAAGATTTTGGGAAAAACCGGGTAtctcttgaaaatttttaaataatttgtcgttttttttgtaaGGAGATCACCCCGTGTGCAGCCGGATTTTTTCGCGATTCTTTTGCGGCGAGGAataaaaacatagacttttgaaactcGAAGGATTTATATTTATTGGTTTCTCAACGCTgtgatcaaatttttaactctgatatctcggaTAGATTCGATGTAaaactactccacaggaacccatatATTTCTCCATCCTCTCCACTATTCCGGGGGTTTGGTTTATccgagatcaaaaaaccaaagagCGTTTTGATGTGTAAGGCAGTGTCGTCTgtactaaaatcatacagaaatattaaaaagtgtAGAATTTTCGCGGtttgaaagatttttgaaaattgaaattttcattgaattgaattgaaaattgaaaccaaTGAGCACGTCGCGATCGTTCATTTTGAGAATACCGTCACATATGTCTCTCAATACTATTAGGAAAATGAACTTTCCTTACCACCGTGTTTCTGCCGAAAGCGTATTTCGGATGTGTAAATATCTATCGGAACGCCCTGGGATGAGGGCTACATGTGGGCTCGAGCGTCAACATACTTCCGCAATAATTTTTACGGAAGTTACACACGAGACTTGCACAGCACACGATGTAAGCAGACTT
It encodes:
- the LOC122411519 gene encoding acid sphingomyelinase-like phosphodiesterase 3b isoform X3; translated protein: MCWNARSNVESGRPRQDRRTPGIFGDYNCDSPWALIESAAKAMKSKHSEGIEFVLWTGDALSHSDKMSKELRLQCLKNLTDLLSRTFSEQFVFPALGHEDVGLSLKEIATLWKHWLPTDALQTFEKTGFYTIEQTTENYRIIFLNTNLWLETETGMDNRVNDQRSGSGVSVGNDNSDDPHGQWTWFDSTLRTARKKKEAVYVVGHTPPGVEERDGGARVMSDRHNLHYLQLVKQYSDIIAGQFFGHWHSDTFRTIYSDGGVPVSWIMMTPSVTPGRANGPNNPGLRLYKFETSTGKILDYTQFYLDLPKANIDGNANWATEYSLLEYYHLEEITPHSLHDLADRFTQTDDSAFVRYYAANAVSLPREVEEIWGCGALNSACVLRHYCAVTRVNPSSYNTCLASYAYALATACSPTVHFYLAPYLLLALLSLFRSR